The stretch of DNA TCCGCCTCGCTGCCGCCGCAAGTCATGGCCGAACTAGAAGCCACCTTCCGCGCTCCGGTTGTCGAAGCCTACGGCATGACCGAAGCCGCACACCAGATGACCAGCAACCCACTGCCGCCGCGCCCGCGCAAGCCGGGCAGCGTCGGCATCCCCTTCGGGCTGGATGTGGCGATTATGGACAAAACGGGCCGCCTGCTGCCGCCCAACACCCCCGGCGAAGTGGTCATTCGTGGGCGCAGCGTCACGCCCGGCTACGAAAACAACCCCACCGCCAACGCCGAAAACTTCACCGCTGGCTGGTTCCGCACCGGCGACCAGGGCGTACAAGACGCCGACGGCTACCTGATGATTACCGGCCGCCTCAAAGAAATCATCAATCGCGGCGGCGAAAAAATCTCCCCGCGCGAGGTGGATGAAGTGCTGCTGGACCATCCGGCGGTGCAGCAGGCTGTCACCTTCGCCATGCCCCATGCCAAACTGGGCGAAGAAGTGGCCGCGGCCGTGGTGCTGCGCGACGGCGCTGCGGCGACCGAACGCGACATCCGCGACTTTGCCGCCGAACGGCTGGCCCCCTTCAAAGTGCCGCGTAAGCTGCTGATCCTGAGCGAAATTCCCAAAGGCCCAACCGGCAAATTGCAGCGTATCGGCCTGGCGGAAAAGCTGGGGTTGGTCTGATGCGCGTCTGCATTTATGGCGCCGGGGCCATCGGCGGCTACCTGGGCGTGCATCTGGCGCTGGCCGGGGCGGACGTGACGTTGATTGCGCGTGGGGCGCATCTGGCAGCGATGCAGGCCAACGGCGTGCGCCTGCTCGGCAGCAGCGCGGAACAGATCGCCTATCCGCGCTGCACGGACGACCCCACGGCCGTTGGTGAGCAAGATTTTGTGATTGTGACCTTAAAAGCGCCCTCCGTACCGGGGGTGGTGGGGCTGATGCAGCCGCTGTTGGGGAAAGATACGGCCGTGGTAACGGCCGTCAACGGCATCCCCTGGTGGTACTTTTACGGCCTGGACGGCCCCTGGCGCGACCACCAACTAGCCAGCGTAGACCCCGGCGGCGTGCAGTGGCAGGGCATTGGGCCAGGGCGGGCCATCGGCTGCGTCGTCTATCCGGCGACGGAAGTGGTCGCCCCCGGCGTCATCCGCCATGTCAGCGGCGACCGTTTCAGCCTGGGCGAACCCACCGGCGCAAAGACGGCGCGGGTGACGGCGCTCAGCGACCTGTTCCGTGCCGCCGGGCTGAAAGCGCCGGTTCGCGCCCACATCCGCAACGACATTTGGGTGAAGCTGTGGGGCAATCTGTCGTTTAATCCGGTCAGCGCCCTCACCGGTGGCACGCT from Candidatus Leptovillus gracilis encodes:
- a CDS encoding 2-dehydropantoate 2-reductase, coding for MRVCIYGAGAIGGYLGVHLALAGADVTLIARGAHLAAMQANGVRLLGSSAEQIAYPRCTDDPTAVGEQDFVIVTLKAPSVPGVVGLMQPLLGKDTAVVTAVNGIPWWYFYGLDGPWRDHQLASVDPGGVQWQGIGPGRAIGCVVYPATEVVAPGVIRHVSGDRFSLGEPTGAKTARVTALSDLFRAAGLKAPVRAHIRNDIWVKLWGNLSFNPVSALTGGTLEAIATDPGAQAVVRAMMLEAQTIGEKLGARFGMDVEQRIAGAAAVGAHKTSMLQDLERGRPMEIDALVTVVQELGRLVAVPTPTIDIILALVQQRARLAGCY